A window of the Oscillospiraceae bacterium NTUH-002-81 genome harbors these coding sequences:
- a CDS encoding response regulator, protein MPDIFFEADLKKKQLEMTVSCELEDRIVFCDLLKLKQIELNLIGNGIKYTPAGGRIFCQVRQLGREGAYGQYQCVVRDTGIGMSEQFQQHLFAAFERESSGVTTGIEGSGLGLAITKRLVEAMGGTISCESTRGKGTVFTCTFSFAIGTEADLAGEAQEESHRDMRGKRVLLVEDNALNREISRELLEGEGFAVEEAADGDEAVEKLWQEGPGRYDLVLMDIQMPRMDGFTATRQIRKLPDPYFSSVPIVALTANAFEEDRKAALEAGMNGHVAKPIDMRELRRQLDQCF, encoded by the coding sequence ATGCCAGATATATTTTTTGAAGCGGATCTGAAGAAAAAACAGCTGGAAATGACCGTTTCCTGTGAACTGGAGGATCGGATCGTTTTCTGCGATCTGCTGAAATTAAAACAGATCGAACTGAATCTCATCGGGAATGGCATCAAATACACGCCGGCTGGCGGCAGGATTTTCTGTCAGGTGCGCCAGCTGGGCCGGGAGGGTGCCTATGGCCAGTATCAGTGTGTTGTGCGGGATACAGGCATCGGCATGAGTGAGCAGTTCCAGCAGCATCTGTTTGCCGCCTTTGAGCGGGAAAGCAGCGGCGTGACTACGGGGATCGAGGGATCCGGCCTGGGTCTTGCCATCACCAAGCGGCTGGTGGAGGCGATGGGAGGAACCATTTCCTGCGAAAGCACCAGGGGAAAGGGCACTGTTTTTACATGTACATTTTCTTTTGCCATTGGCACGGAGGCGGATCTCGCCGGTGAGGCCCAGGAGGAGTCCCACAGAGATATGCGGGGCAAACGGGTACTGCTGGTGGAGGACAATGCGCTGAACCGGGAGATTTCCAGGGAGCTGCTGGAAGGAGAAGGATTCGCGGTGGAGGAAGCCGCGGACGGCGACGAGGCGGTGGAAAAGCTCTGGCAGGAGGGACCGGGCCGGTACGACCTGGTTCTCATGGACATTCAGATGCCGCGGATGGACGGATTTACAGCGACGAGACAGATCCGAAAGCTTCCGGATCCATACTTTTCTTCGGTACCGATTGTGGCGCTGACGGCCAATGCGTTTGAGGAGGACCGGAAAGCGGCGCTGGAGGCAGGCATGAACGGCCATGTGGCCAAGCCCATTGATATGCGGGAACTGCGCAGACAGCTGGATCAATGCTTTTAA
- a CDS encoding cache domain-containing protein: MPAMFFADKQAAITSIAYLYGEAARTSQLGQECLAALEENSGFDRIRFVNLEGESFASDGKIADVADRDYFTRGVQGESGAAVIMQSHFDGTKLIGFYAPVRMNGEICGVMIGFLEEETVSDILETDVYGYPAFTMIVDQDGASLGQYLAEGYEKATGFSSLLPYIQEEERKTTREALEAQTAVSFSFTGSHGLSAGNIQPIAGTDWSLVQLFSSKITKQFVDEVNRDEWFAMLLFALVLVASGVQFIYFSRKKAALEHHKEERERMIGLLQSVADEYICLIRVNLRTGKEEQFRLSRGGELKDWAEGNYTYDHCIESYADHIVCEQDRSRFRHATQLVFLREILENRRILS; this comes from the coding sequence ATGCCAGCGATGTTTTTTGCGGATAAGCAGGCGGCCATCACGTCCATTGCCTATCTTTACGGGGAGGCGGCGCGTACCTCGCAGCTGGGGCAGGAGTGCCTGGCTGCGTTGGAGGAGAATTCAGGTTTCGACCGGATCAGGTTTGTGAATCTGGAAGGGGAGAGTTTTGCCAGCGACGGGAAGATTGCCGATGTGGCAGACCGGGATTATTTTACCCGCGGCGTGCAGGGAGAAAGCGGCGCGGCAGTGATCATGCAGTCCCATTTTGACGGGACAAAGCTCATCGGTTTTTATGCGCCGGTGCGGATGAACGGGGAGATCTGCGGCGTGATGATCGGTTTCCTGGAGGAGGAGACAGTGTCGGATATACTGGAAACCGATGTGTACGGCTATCCGGCGTTTACGATGATCGTGGATCAGGATGGTGCCTCACTGGGCCAGTATCTGGCAGAAGGATATGAGAAAGCGACAGGATTTTCGTCTCTTTTGCCTTACATTCAGGAAGAGGAGCGGAAAACGACCCGGGAGGCGCTGGAAGCGCAGACAGCTGTCAGCTTTTCTTTCACTGGCTCTCATGGCCTTTCTGCCGGAAACATTCAGCCCATTGCCGGGACGGACTGGTCACTGGTACAGCTTTTTTCTTCCAAAATCACGAAACAGTTTGTGGATGAGGTGAACCGGGATGAGTGGTTTGCCATGCTGTTGTTTGCACTGGTGCTGGTGGCTTCCGGTGTGCAGTTTATTTATTTTTCCAGAAAGAAAGCGGCGCTGGAGCATCATAAGGAAGAGCGGGAACGGATGATTGGCCTGCTGCAGAGCGTGGCGGATGAGTATATCTGTCTGATCAGGGTGAACCTGCGGACGGGAAAGGAGGAACAGTTCCGGCTGTCCCGCGGAGGGGAACTGAAGGACTGGGCAGAGGGCAACTATACATACGACCACTGCATCGAAAGCTATGCGGATCATATTGTATGTGAGCAGGATCGCTCCCGGTTCCGCCATGCGACGCAGCTGGTCTTTTTGCGGGAAATACTGGAAAACAGAAGGATTTTATCATAG
- a CDS encoding LysM domain-containing protein codes for MEDRNTNFDRCYGFTHVIQKGDTLYKLSKQYHVKVSALILANPFVNIYNLQVGDEICIPRIRPVVIPVTPYPQPPYTRPGVIQPRSAEEDNGRSVDSGEQMDSGEMEDAMHAYDNGMRQRTTDDPMRREQERTTVVPENQKMSTPVGDGSSWDREDVPAESEMELSELPPAGTDRKMPETGADSASVETASCPCEEERIRAMTVDALLEEWDLSYAAFASCLELLKKM; via the coding sequence ATGGAAGATCGAAACACAAATTTTGACCGCTGTTATGGGTTCACCCATGTGATCCAGAAGGGGGATACCCTTTATAAACTGAGCAAACAATACCATGTGAAGGTGTCAGCCCTCATTCTTGCCAACCCTTTTGTCAATATTTACAATCTGCAGGTGGGGGATGAGATCTGCATTCCCCGGATCCGTCCGGTGGTCATCCCGGTGACACCCTATCCCCAGCCGCCCTACACCCGCCCCGGCGTGATCCAGCCCCGAAGTGCGGAAGAGGACAATGGCAGAAGCGTGGACAGTGGAGAACAGATGGACAGTGGGGAAATGGAGGATGCCATGCATGCGTATGATAACGGGATGCGGCAGAGAACCACGGATGACCCTATGCGAAGAGAGCAGGAGCGCACAACTGTGGTGCCGGAAAACCAGAAAATGTCCACTCCGGTTGGGGATGGCAGCTCGTGGGACAGGGAAGATGTTCCTGCAGAATCGGAAATGGAGCTGTCAGAGCTGCCGCCTGCGGGAACAGACAGAAAAATGCCGGAAACGGGAGCAGACAGTGCCTCCGTGGAAACCGCTTCCTGCCCCTGCGAGGAGGAGCGGATCCGGGCCATGACCGTGGACGCCCTGCTGGAGGAATGGGATCTCTCCTATGCGGCTTTCGCCTCCTGCCTGGAACTTCTGAAAAAAATGTGA
- a CDS encoding type II toxin-antitoxin system HicB family antitoxin, protein MAKYAYPAIFTPEEDGSYSINFPDLEGCYTCGDSLEDGIEMAADALALVLYGYEKDGREIPAPSAPAAIPLSGNAFVNYIACDTLRYRKMYNNKAVKKTLTIPEWLNEAAASMGLNFSQVLQEALLQKVQQK, encoded by the coding sequence ATGGCCAAATATGCTTACCCTGCAATTTTTACACCGGAAGAAGACGGTTCTTATTCTATCAACTTTCCTGATCTGGAAGGCTGCTACACCTGCGGGGACAGTCTGGAAGATGGCATCGAAATGGCTGCGGATGCTCTCGCCTTAGTTTTATATGGATATGAAAAAGATGGACGTGAAATTCCGGCTCCGTCTGCACCTGCCGCTATCCCACTTTCAGGAAATGCTTTCGTTAATTATATTGCCTGCGATACTTTGCGCTATAGAAAAATGTACAACAACAAGGCTGTCAAAAAGACGCTGACCATTCCGGAATGGCTCAACGAAGCAGCCGCTTCCATGGGACTTAATTTTTCACAGGTTCTGCAGGAAGCTTTGCTCCAGAAAGTACAGCAAAAATAA
- a CDS encoding HAD family phosphatase translates to MVKNIVFDIGRVLVDYDWESYLDSFGFSPEVRARVAAAVFRNKDWGELDRGAIPEEEVLARFIAKAPEVETEIRKVWGHVFETIHERPYPPRWIQTLKKRGFGVYYLSNYSWRGCKDTKEILDTFVPLMDGGIFSCEVELIKPDPAIYRTFVEKFGLRPEECLFVDDIPANVEGARSIGMRAEVFTTAEEVWKLLEALPDPQ, encoded by the coding sequence ATGGTAAAAAATATTGTGTTTGATATTGGCCGTGTGCTGGTAGACTATGACTGGGAAAGCTATCTGGATTCGTTCGGATTTTCGCCGGAGGTGCGCGCCCGGGTGGCAGCAGCGGTATTTCGGAACAAGGACTGGGGAGAGCTGGATCGGGGCGCGATCCCCGAGGAAGAGGTGCTGGCCCGTTTTATCGCGAAAGCACCGGAGGTGGAGACAGAGATCCGTAAGGTCTGGGGCCATGTGTTTGAGACGATTCATGAACGACCCTATCCGCCCCGGTGGATACAGACCTTGAAAAAGAGAGGCTTCGGCGTCTATTATCTGTCCAACTATTCCTGGCGGGGCTGTAAGGATACGAAAGAGATTCTGGACACCTTCGTGCCGCTGATGGATGGCGGTATTTTCTCCTGTGAGGTGGAGCTGATCAAGCCTGATCCGGCCATTTACCGGACATTTGTGGAGAAATTCGGTCTGCGGCCGGAGGAATGCCTGTTCGTGGACGACATCCCGGCCAATGTGGAGGGAGCCAGATCCATTGGTATGCGGGCAGAGGTGTTCACCACAGCGGAAGAGGTGTGGAAGCTGCTGGAGGCACTGCCGGATCCCCAATAA
- a CDS encoding HPr family phosphocarrier protein, producing MEMKIRIATVQDAAMFVTKMENVAGDADLKLGSRTVDAKSLIGVLQLGVGQETVLDIHSDQEGERMKDVLKAYIV from the coding sequence ATGGAAATGAAGATCAGAATTGCAACTGTACAGGATGCTGCGATGTTTGTGACGAAGATGGAGAATGTTGCCGGTGATGCGGATCTGAAGTTGGGGAGCCGTACCGTGGATGCCAAGTCGCTGATCGGTGTGCTGCAGCTCGGCGTGGGTCAGGAGACCGTTCTGGATATTCACAGTGATCAGGAAGGCGAGCGGATGAAGGATGTGCTGAAAGCGTACATTGTCTGA
- a CDS encoding extracellular solute-binding protein, translating into MEKKKWKKVLSVSFVMVTAISLLSGCGGKSAEKEAAETITVYLWSTNLYEKYAPYIQEQLPDINVEFVVGNNDLDFYKFLNENGGLPDIITCCRFSLHDASPLKDSLMDLSTTNVAGAVYDTYLNNFMNEDGSVNWLPVCADAHGFVVNKDLFEKYDIPLPTDYESFVSACQAFDQVGIRGFTADYYYDYTCMETLQGLSVSDLSSVDGRKWRTTYSDPDNTKREGLDSTVWPQAFERMEQFIRDTGLSQEDLNLNYDDIVEMYQSGRLAMYFGSSAGVKMFQDQGINTTFLPFFQENGEKWIMTTPYFQVALNRDLTKDETRRKKAMQVLNTMLSENAQNRVVSEGQDLLSYSQDVDIHLTEYMKDVKSVIEENHMYIRIASNDFFSVSKDVVSKMISGEYDAGQAYQSFASQLLEEEAASEDIVLDSQKSYSNRFHSSGGNAAYSVMANTLRGMYGADVLIATGNSFTGNVLKAGYTEKMAGDMIMPNGLSAYSSKMSGAELKETVRNFVEGYEGGFIPFNRGSLPVVSGISVEVKETDDGYTLSKVTKDGKKVQDNDTFTVTCLAIPKHMEAYPADENIVFAGGDTTVRDTWTGYISDGDAILAEPEDYMTLR; encoded by the coding sequence ATGGAAAAGAAAAAATGGAAAAAGGTTTTGTCTGTATCTTTCGTGATGGTGACAGCGATATCACTTCTGTCAGGCTGCGGCGGGAAGAGTGCAGAAAAAGAAGCTGCAGAAACGATCACGGTGTATTTATGGAGCACAAACCTGTATGAAAAATATGCACCATACATTCAGGAACAGCTCCCGGATATCAATGTTGAATTTGTAGTCGGGAATAATGATCTGGATTTCTATAAGTTTCTGAATGAAAACGGTGGTTTGCCGGATATTATAACCTGCTGTCGGTTTTCCCTGCATGACGCAAGTCCCCTGAAAGACAGTCTGATGGATCTTTCCACAACCAATGTTGCCGGTGCTGTCTATGATACATACCTCAACAATTTTATGAATGAGGATGGAAGCGTAAACTGGCTTCCCGTGTGTGCGGATGCCCATGGTTTTGTAGTCAACAAAGATCTTTTTGAAAAGTATGATATCCCGTTGCCAACAGATTATGAAAGCTTTGTCTCTGCCTGCCAGGCATTTGACCAGGTGGGAATCCGTGGCTTTACTGCAGACTATTATTATGATTATACCTGCATGGAGACATTGCAGGGTCTGTCAGTATCAGACCTGTCTTCTGTGGACGGACGCAAGTGGCGTACCACCTACAGTGACCCGGATAATACAAAGAGAGAAGGTCTGGACAGCACAGTCTGGCCGCAGGCGTTTGAACGTATGGAGCAGTTCATCCGAGATACCGGCCTGAGTCAGGAGGATCTGAATCTGAATTATGATGATATCGTTGAGATGTATCAAAGTGGCAGGCTTGCCATGTACTTTGGCAGTTCTGCCGGTGTAAAAATGTTTCAGGATCAGGGCATCAACACAACCTTTCTTCCATTCTTTCAGGAGAACGGTGAAAAGTGGATTATGACTACGCCATATTTCCAGGTGGCTTTAAACCGTGACCTGACAAAGGATGAGACACGTAGAAAGAAAGCAATGCAGGTACTGAACACAATGCTTTCAGAGAATGCACAGAACCGGGTCGTTAGTGAGGGGCAGGATCTGTTAAGCTATAGTCAGGATGTGGATATCCATCTTACGGAATATATGAAAGATGTAAAATCCGTGATCGAGGAAAATCACATGTATATCCGCATTGCATCAAATGACTTTTTCTCTGTGTCAAAGGACGTGGTTTCGAAGATGATCTCAGGCGAATACGATGCAGGGCAGGCTTACCAGTCATTTGCTTCTCAGCTTCTTGAGGAAGAAGCTGCTTCTGAGGATATCGTGCTGGATTCACAGAAGTCTTATTCCAACCGCTTTCACAGCAGTGGCGGGAACGCGGCATATTCGGTTATGGCAAACACTCTGCGCGGCATGTATGGGGCGGATGTGCTGATCGCAACCGGAAACAGTTTTACGGGAAATGTGCTGAAAGCCGGTTACACAGAAAAAATGGCAGGTGATATGATCATGCCAAATGGTCTTTCGGCTTACAGCAGCAAGATGAGCGGTGCCGAACTGAAAGAGACAGTCAGAAACTTTGTAGAAGGCTATGAGGGAGGCTTTATTCCGTTTAACCGTGGCTCTCTGCCAGTGGTCAGTGGTATTTCTGTGGAAGTCAAAGAAACAGATGATGGCTACACATTGAGCAAAGTTACAAAAGACGGAAAAAAAGTTCAGGACAATGATACTTTCACGGTAACCTGTCTTGCAATACCAAAACACATGGAAGCTTATCCGGCAGATGAGAATATTGTGTTTGCTGGAGGAGATACCACTGTGAGAGACACCTGGACAGGATATATTTCAGATGGTGATGCTATTCTTGCAGAGCCTGAAGATTACATGACTTTGAGGTGA
- a CDS encoding 50S ribosomal protein L25: MNTLKAEKRDLAVKAKRLRREGYVTGNIFGREVKGSIPIKIERKDVDRLLKTDNKGSQIMLDVEGTMYDVLIKDVEFNPLAGKVDEIDFQALVSNEEVHSTAEVILLNHEKIVEGVLQLEMEEVAYKALPAALVDKVKIDVAEMKIGDAVKVKDLPLASAAGITLISDPEAVVVRVTPVRGGEVPEEAEEEAAE, encoded by the coding sequence ATGAATACTTTAAAAGCTGAAAAAAGAGATCTGGCCGTGAAGGCAAAACGACTGAGAAGAGAAGGTTACGTGACCGGTAACATATTTGGAAGGGAAGTGAAAGGCTCCATTCCGATCAAGATAGAGCGCAAGGACGTGGATCGGCTTCTGAAAACGGACAATAAGGGAAGTCAGATCATGCTGGATGTGGAAGGAACCATGTATGATGTCCTGATCAAGGATGTTGAGTTCAATCCGCTGGCCGGCAAGGTAGACGAGATTGACTTCCAGGCGCTGGTAAGCAATGAGGAAGTACATTCCACCGCAGAGGTCATTCTGCTGAACCATGAGAAGATCGTGGAAGGCGTCTTGCAGCTGGAGATGGAAGAGGTTGCCTATAAGGCACTGCCCGCAGCCTTGGTAGATAAGGTGAAGATTGATGTGGCCGAGATGAAGATCGGCGACGCTGTGAAGGTAAAGGATCTGCCGCTGGCTTCGGCAGCCGGTATTACACTGATTTCCGATCCGGAAGCCGTTGTTGTACGGGTAACACCGGTTCGCGGCGGTGAGGTTCCGGAGGAAGCAGAAGAGGAAGCTGCAGAATAA
- the murI gene encoding glutamate racemase: MDIQNHPIGVLDSGLGGISVLRELVRLMPEEDYLYFGDSKNAPYGTKTAEEVLRLTRNTVSFLLEQGAKAIVVACNTATSVAIRELRQEYPSIPMIGIEPALKPAVEAKAHSTVLVMATPMTLKKEKFSDLMHRYESDAKIIKVPCPGLVELIEGGVLEGPQMEAYLQKVFAGVGKEHMDAVVLGCTHFPLVKEEIRKALPAEVKIYDGGAGTARETRRRLVAAGLRRERKEKGRVIFYNSSEDEKMLELSRYLLDKAGEEERKS; this comes from the coding sequence ATGGATATACAAAATCACCCCATCGGGGTGCTGGATTCCGGCCTTGGTGGCATCAGTGTCCTGCGGGAGCTGGTGCGGCTCATGCCGGAGGAGGATTATCTTTATTTTGGGGACTCGAAAAACGCCCCCTACGGGACGAAGACCGCAGAGGAAGTGCTGCGGCTGACACGAAATACCGTTTCCTTCCTGCTGGAGCAGGGGGCCAAGGCCATTGTGGTCGCCTGCAATACCGCCACCAGTGTGGCGATCCGGGAGCTGCGGCAGGAATACCCTTCGATTCCCATGATCGGCATTGAACCGGCGCTGAAACCGGCGGTGGAGGCCAAGGCCCATTCCACGGTACTGGTGATGGCCACGCCCATGACGCTGAAAAAAGAGAAATTTTCGGATCTGATGCATCGCTACGAATCCGACGCGAAGATCATCAAGGTGCCCTGCCCGGGGCTGGTGGAGCTTATTGAGGGAGGCGTTCTGGAAGGCCCGCAGATGGAAGCTTATCTGCAAAAGGTGTTTGCCGGGGTTGGCAAAGAGCACATGGACGCGGTGGTGCTGGGCTGCACCCATTTTCCGCTGGTGAAGGAGGAGATCCGCAAAGCACTGCCCGCGGAGGTAAAGATCTATGACGGCGGCGCCGGAACGGCCCGGGAGACGAGACGGCGGCTGGTGGCAGCCGGGCTTCGCCGGGAACGGAAGGAAAAGGGCCGGGTGATCTTTTACAACAGCAGCGAGGATGAAAAAATGCTGGAGCTGAGCAGATATCTGCTGGATAAAGCCGGAGAGGAAGAGAGAAAATCATGA
- a CDS encoding histidine kinase dimerization/phospho-acceptor domain-containing protein: protein MLDGEKRRLQSRCTISREEPDGPYMLVGIRDITALTRERIRTRTSMELIVSAASTVYPFILEENLTKNRVFTIYNHGIVHAGRMDHFTMEEMLESLKDTVEIPEDYQTLYDCMNREAQLDAYARGERILHLQVRQRGDDGRIHWMETRNILMKNEADDICCISMTRCIDEDMQRTAELEQAKDAAESANRAKSTFLFNMSHDIRTPMNAIIGFSDLAQKHVDDPARVKDCLQKIQVSGSYLLKLINNVLDLARIENGKLELHVEAHDLEAAVNHARYIF from the coding sequence ATGCTGGACGGAGAAAAACGCAGACTCCAGAGCCGGTGTACCATCAGCCGGGAGGAGCCGGATGGGCCGTACATGCTTGTGGGCATCCGGGACATCACGGCGCTGACAAGGGAACGGATCCGCACCCGGACGAGTATGGAGCTGATTGTGTCGGCGGCCAGCACGGTGTATCCGTTTATTCTGGAGGAAAATCTGACGAAAAACCGGGTGTTTACGATCTATAACCACGGCATTGTCCATGCGGGCAGAATGGATCATTTTACCATGGAAGAGATGCTGGAGAGCCTGAAGGACACGGTGGAGATTCCGGAGGATTACCAGACCCTTTACGACTGTATGAACCGGGAAGCGCAGCTGGATGCTTATGCAAGAGGAGAACGTATCCTGCATCTGCAGGTGCGCCAGCGCGGGGATGATGGCCGGATACATTGGATGGAGACACGGAACATTCTGATGAAAAATGAGGCCGATGATATCTGCTGTATTTCCATGACCCGCTGCATTGACGAGGATATGCAGCGCACTGCGGAGCTGGAGCAGGCGAAGGATGCGGCGGAGAGCGCCAACCGGGCCAAGAGTACCTTCCTTTTTAATATGTCACACGATATCCGGACCCCCATGAATGCCATCATCGGATTTTCTGATCTGGCGCAGAAGCATGTGGATGATCCGGCACGGGTGAAGGACTGCCTGCAGAAGATCCAGGTGTCAGGTTCTTATCTGCTGAAGCTGATCAACAATGTGCTGGATCTGGCGCGGATCGAGAACGGCAAGCTGGAGCTCCATGTGGAGGCCCATGATCTGGAGGCGGCTGTCAATCATGCCAGATATATTTTTTGA
- a CDS encoding LysR family transcriptional regulator, whose amino-acid sequence MNTNLEHYRIFYYAGKYGSITQAAEELSISQPAVSQALKQLEHTLGTALFIRTVKGVRFTAEGEMLYSYVARGYEYIQNGEEKLMQMLNLSTGEIRIGASDMSLQYYLLPYLEQFHEKYPKIKITVSNATTPETLVNLQEGKIDFGLVTAPFHMRKDLRSQEVRKLQDIFVAGSRFAHLQGKKLSYEELLSLPLILLEDNTSTRRYTDEFLREQGVVIRPEFELATSDMLVQFARKNLGIACVVSDFAQEYMDSGELFELEFDRRIPQRSMYMIVDRHNPVSLAAKNLLQMLHVKLI is encoded by the coding sequence ATGAACACAAATCTGGAGCATTACCGGATCTTTTATTATGCAGGAAAATATGGTTCCATTACCCAGGCTGCGGAGGAGCTGTCCATTTCTCAGCCTGCGGTAAGCCAGGCGCTGAAGCAGCTGGAGCATACACTGGGGACAGCACTTTTTATCCGCACGGTCAAGGGCGTGCGTTTCACGGCGGAGGGAGAGATGCTCTATTCCTACGTGGCCCGGGGGTATGAGTACATACAGAACGGGGAAGAGAAGCTGATGCAGATGCTGAACCTGTCCACTGGTGAGATCCGGATCGGCGCCAGTGACATGTCCCTGCAGTATTACCTGCTGCCTTATCTGGAACAGTTTCATGAAAAATATCCGAAGATCAAGATCACGGTGTCCAATGCCACCACGCCGGAGACGTTGGTGAATTTGCAGGAGGGTAAGATCGATTTTGGTCTGGTGACAGCGCCGTTTCATATGAGGAAGGATCTGCGCAGCCAGGAGGTGCGGAAGCTCCAGGATATCTTTGTGGCGGGCAGCCGTTTCGCCCATCTGCAGGGGAAAAAGCTTTCCTATGAGGAGCTGCTGTCCCTGCCGCTGATCCTGCTGGAGGATAATACGAGCACGAGAAGATACACCGATGAATTTCTGCGAGAGCAGGGCGTGGTCATCCGACCGGAGTTCGAGCTGGCCACCAGTGACATGCTTGTCCAGTTTGCCCGGAAAAATCTGGGGATCGCCTGTGTGGTATCGGACTTCGCGCAGGAGTATATGGACAGCGGGGAACTGTTTGAGCTGGAATTTGACCGGCGCATTCCCCAGCGCAGCATGTATATGATCGTGGACCGGCACAATCCCGTGTCGCTGGCGGCGAAGAACCTTCTGCAGATGCTGCACGTGAAGTTGATATGA
- a CDS encoding BlaI/MecI/CopY family transcriptional regulator: MEQYQLGEMEERLADLIWEKEPLTSAELVKACGEAFDWKRTTTYTMLKRLIVRGIFVNEKGVVKACMTKEEFLAAQGEQFLEERFEGSLPKFLAAFSKRKKLSDADVAELRKLIDEYEEE; encoded by the coding sequence GTGGAACAGTATCAGTTGGGAGAAATGGAAGAACGGCTGGCGGATCTGATCTGGGAAAAGGAGCCGCTGACCTCCGCAGAGCTGGTGAAGGCCTGCGGGGAGGCTTTTGACTGGAAAAGAACCACCACCTACACGATGCTGAAACGGCTGATCGTGCGGGGGATTTTTGTCAATGAAAAAGGTGTGGTGAAAGCCTGCATGACAAAGGAGGAATTTCTGGCGGCCCAGGGAGAACAGTTCCTGGAGGAACGGTTTGAGGGGTCGCTCCCGAAGTTTCTGGCGGCCTTTTCCAAGCGAAAGAAGCTCAGCGACGCGGATGTGGCGGAGCTTCGGAAGCTCATTGACGAATACGAGGAGGAGTAG
- a CDS encoding adenylosuccinate synthase: MVKAVVGANWGDEGKGKITDMLAETADIIVRFQGGANAGHTIVNNYGKFALHTLPSGVFYNHTTSVIGNGVALNIPVFCKELESVVSRGVPMPKILVSDRAQMVMSYHILFDQCEEERLGKHSFGSTKSGIAPFYSDKYAKIGFQISELYDEESLMERVKSVCEQKSVILEHLYHKPALKPEDVFAELMEYKKMISPYVCDTSAFLYQAIQEGKTILLEGQLGTLKDPDHGIYPMVTSSSTLAAYGAIGAGIPPYEIKQVVTVCKAYSSAVGAGAFVSEIFGDEAQELRDRGGDGGEYGATTGRPRRVGWFDCVASKYGCRLQGTTDVAFTVLDVLGYLDEIPVCVAYDIDGKITTEFPTTAMLEKAKPVIEKLPGWKCDIRGIKKYEDLPENCRNYIEFIEKKIGFPIRMISNGPERHDIIYR, encoded by the coding sequence ATGGTAAAAGCAGTTGTTGGAGCAAACTGGGGCGATGAGGGCAAAGGTAAGATCACAGATATGCTGGCAGAGACCGCTGACATTATCGTTCGTTTTCAGGGCGGTGCCAATGCGGGACATACGATCGTAAATAACTACGGTAAATTTGCACTGCATACCCTGCCGTCTGGTGTATTTTACAACCACACCACCAGCGTGATCGGCAACGGCGTTGCGCTGAATATCCCTGTATTCTGCAAGGAGCTGGAGTCTGTTGTATCCAGAGGAGTTCCCATGCCGAAGATCCTCGTTTCTGACCGGGCACAGATGGTGATGTCCTATCACATTCTGTTTGACCAGTGTGAGGAAGAGCGCCTGGGCAAGCACTCCTTTGGTTCCACCAAATCAGGAATTGCACCATTTTATTCAGATAAATATGCGAAGATCGGTTTCCAGATCAGCGAGCTGTACGATGAGGAATCTCTGATGGAGCGCGTGAAGAGCGTATGCGAGCAGAAGAGCGTGATCCTGGAGCATCTGTATCACAAACCGGCACTGAAACCGGAGGACGTTTTCGCAGAACTGATGGAATATAAGAAAATGATCTCTCCTTATGTATGCGATACATCCGCTTTCTTATATCAGGCCATCCAGGAAGGCAAGACCATCCTGCTGGAGGGTCAGCTGGGAACCCTGAAGGATCCTGATCACGGCATTTACCCGATGGTTACTTCCTCTTCCACACTGGCTGCTTACGGCGCCATCGGCGCAGGCATCCCGCCTTACGAGATCAAGCAGGTGGTAACGGTGTGCAAGGCATATTCCAGTGCTGTAGGCGCAGGCGCATTCGTCAGCGAGATCTTTGGCGATGAGGCACAGGAGCTGCGTGACCGTGGCGGCGACGGCGGAGAGTACGGCGCTACTACAGGCCGTCCGAGAAGAGTGGGCTGGTTTGACTGTGTGGCTTCCAAATATGGCTGCCGCCTGCAGGGAACCACAGATGTAGCCTTCACCGTACTGGATGTACTGGGCTATCTGGACGAGATTCCGGTTTGCGTCGCTTACGACATCGACGGCAAGATCACCACCGAGTTCCCGACTACCGCAATGCTGGAGAAGGCAAAACCGGTGATCGAGAAGCTGCCTGGCTGGAAGTGCGACATCCGCGGCATCAAGAAGTACGAGGATCTTCCGGAGAACTGCCGGAACTATATTGAATTTATTGAAAAGAAGATCGGCTTCCCGATCCGCATGATTTCCAACGGACCGGAGAGACACGACATCATTTATCGTTAA